In Felis catus isolate Fca126 chromosome A3, F.catus_Fca126_mat1.0, whole genome shotgun sequence, a single genomic region encodes these proteins:
- the TMEM230 gene encoding transmembrane protein 230 isoform X2, translating to MATLTFREKLTAKASRLWESSFFPDVMRSNLLKFKKSPPKIPYKAIALATVLFLIGAFLIIIGSLLLAGYISKGGADRAVPVLIIGILVFLPGFYHLRIAYYASKGYRGYSYDDIPDFDD from the exons ATGGCTACATTGACCTTCAG GGAGAAACTCACTGCTAAAGCCAGCAGATTGTGGgaatcttccttctttcctgatgTCATGAGATCCAATTTATTAAAG tTTAAGAAGAGCCCTCCTAAGATCCCATATAAGGCCATTGCACTTGCTACGGTGCTGTTTTTGATTGGCGCTTTTCTCATTATCATAGGCTCCCTCCTGTTGGCAGGCTATATCAGCAAAGGG GGGGCAGACCGGGCCGTTCCCGTCCTGATCATTGGCATCCTGGTGTTCCTGCCAGGATTTTACCACCTGCGCATCGCCTACTATGCATCCAAAGGCTACCGGGGTTACTCCTACGATGACATTCCAGATTTTGATGACTAG
- the TMEM230 gene encoding transmembrane protein 230 isoform X1, with protein MMPSRTNLATGIPSSKVKYSRLSSTDDGYIDLQFKKSPPKIPYKAIALATVLFLIGAFLIIIGSLLLAGYISKGGADRAVPVLIIGILVFLPGFYHLRIAYYASKGYRGYSYDDIPDFDD; from the exons ATGATGCCGTCTCGTACCAACCTGGCTACTGGAATCCCCAGTAGTAAAGTGAAATACTCAAGGCTCTCCAGCACAGACGATGGCTACATTGACCTTCAG tTTAAGAAGAGCCCTCCTAAGATCCCATATAAGGCCATTGCACTTGCTACGGTGCTGTTTTTGATTGGCGCTTTTCTCATTATCATAGGCTCCCTCCTGTTGGCAGGCTATATCAGCAAAGGG GGGGCAGACCGGGCCGTTCCCGTCCTGATCATTGGCATCCTGGTGTTCCTGCCAGGATTTTACCACCTGCGCATCGCCTACTATGCATCCAAAGGCTACCGGGGTTACTCCTACGATGACATTCCAGATTTTGATGACTAG